In the Gemmobacter fulvus genome, one interval contains:
- a CDS encoding c-type cytochrome — MTLREKNRWAFRLQRSLLIGGLLATVATPSFAFFHSEPDIELGRKTYQETCASCHGANLEGQPNWQSANSNGTYPAPPHDETGHTWHHGDEMLLNYIRKGGQVVLDEMGVDFMSGMPAFGEQLSDAEIEAILAYIKSTWPARVRATQEDRTRMEAASE; from the coding sequence ATGACCTTGCGGGAGAAGAACAGATGGGCGTTCCGCCTTCAAAGGTCGTTGCTCATCGGCGGCCTCTTGGCGACCGTGGCCACTCCATCCTTCGCCTTCTTTCACAGTGAGCCGGATATCGAGTTGGGCCGGAAGACGTATCAGGAAACTTGTGCATCCTGCCACGGCGCAAATCTGGAAGGGCAGCCGAACTGGCAATCAGCAAACTCGAACGGGACTTATCCTGCACCTCCCCACGATGAGACAGGTCACACGTGGCACCACGGGGATGAAATGTTGCTCAACTACATCCGCAAAGGTGGGCAAGTTGTGCTGGACGAGATGGGTGTCGATTTCATGTCAGGCATGCCCGCGTTCGGTGAGCAACTTTCGGATGCCGAGATCGAAGCGATCCTCGCCTATATCAAATCGACTTGGCCAGCGCGGGTCCGCGCCACGCAGGAAGACCGCACCCGCATGGAGGCGGCGAGCGAATGA
- a CDS encoding SCO family protein yields the protein MRLRRLQIGLWVAAIAAMIIFAGTRWAIQGEGVAETSPAFTPVFTLADEEGRIRTSAEFRGKFLLVFFGFTNCPDVCPTTLSDVAQVMDDLGADAEKVQPLFVSIDPERDRRLGLAAYTAAFHPAILGLAGTETETKAAADSFKIFYERENDAASPDGYSMAHSPGLFLIGPDGEWLRQFTYGTPAADILSDLQTRF from the coding sequence ATGCGCCTTAGACGCCTTCAAATTGGGTTATGGGTCGCCGCCATCGCGGCGATGATCATTTTTGCCGGAACAAGGTGGGCCATCCAAGGCGAGGGTGTTGCTGAAACCAGTCCGGCTTTCACGCCAGTCTTTACACTTGCGGATGAGGAAGGCCGTATCAGGACGAGTGCAGAGTTTCGCGGGAAATTCCTTCTCGTCTTCTTCGGCTTCACAAACTGCCCCGATGTCTGCCCTACGACGCTTTCTGACGTAGCCCAAGTTATGGACGATCTCGGGGCGGATGCCGAGAAAGTTCAACCGCTTTTCGTCTCGATTGACCCCGAACGCGACCGGCGGCTCGGCCTTGCGGCCTACACTGCAGCCTTTCATCCGGCGATCCTGGGTCTGGCAGGGACCGAGACCGAGACGAAAGCCGCGGCCGACAGCTTCAAGATTTTCTATGAACGCGAGAACGATGCTGCATCGCCTGACGGCTATTCCATGGCGCACAGTCCCGGCCTTTTCCTGATTGGTCCGGATGGTGAATGGCTTCGCCAATTCACCTACGGCACTCCGGCCGCCGACATCCTTTCCGACCTTCAGACGAGGTTTTGA
- a CDS encoding M23 family metallopeptidase → MIRHTTLLLLAFGLAAPVPVFADPPTSHVLSQSTATIASGDTLDSVLGRASISPNVRAEAALALAGVYDLTELRPGHRLEWAAEKIDPTRLLRLSLFVDDGVEINLSFNGPITAERLDPPIREVDRRETLTLQGPLYEALVAANAPERFAVDLTALLAGQVDFRRDIKGGESFALVWREDQLPDGSIAGEPRLNYARLELTDRVLELVASDAAGPVIVFEDGEAVQRSAAPILGARLSSVFGRRNHPVLGGVRMHTGIDYAAPVGTEVSATGAGRIIFAGTIRGYGLTVDIDHGGGVVTRYAHLSEITDTAEQGTRVKAGSRIGAVGATGLVSGPNLHYEVRVDGRPIDPTDREALSAQEIASVDDLNALTTWRKETGFKSAKMEDRG, encoded by the coding sequence ATGATCAGACACACCACGCTTTTGCTTCTTGCTTTCGGGCTTGCCGCACCCGTCCCGGTCTTCGCGGACCCACCGACGTCACATGTTCTTTCGCAGTCGACGGCGACGATCGCATCCGGTGATACTCTGGACAGCGTTCTTGGCAGAGCGAGCATTTCGCCAAACGTCAGGGCCGAGGCAGCATTGGCCCTTGCGGGTGTTTATGATCTGACAGAACTGCGCCCCGGACATCGGCTGGAGTGGGCTGCAGAAAAAATTGACCCCACGAGACTCTTGCGACTGTCGCTGTTTGTTGATGATGGGGTCGAGATCAACTTGTCGTTCAACGGACCGATCACAGCCGAGAGGCTTGATCCCCCGATCCGGGAAGTCGACAGACGGGAGACTTTGACCCTGCAGGGTCCCCTGTATGAGGCGCTTGTCGCAGCCAACGCGCCCGAAAGGTTCGCCGTTGACCTGACAGCGCTTCTCGCGGGCCAGGTTGATTTCAGGCGCGACATAAAAGGTGGTGAAAGCTTCGCTCTTGTCTGGCGGGAGGACCAACTTCCCGACGGAAGCATCGCGGGCGAGCCACGCTTGAACTATGCGCGGCTGGAACTGACAGATCGCGTTCTCGAACTTGTAGCGTCTGACGCTGCAGGGCCAGTCATCGTTTTTGAGGATGGAGAAGCCGTCCAACGCTCCGCTGCGCCAATCCTTGGGGCGCGTCTTTCCTCTGTCTTTGGCAGGCGCAATCATCCTGTGCTGGGCGGGGTACGGATGCATACCGGTATAGACTATGCAGCGCCTGTAGGGACCGAAGTGTCAGCAACCGGGGCGGGCCGCATCATCTTTGCCGGGACAATTCGCGGGTACGGTTTGACGGTTGATATTGATCATGGCGGTGGCGTCGTGACGCGATATGCGCATCTGTCGGAAATCACCGACACGGCGGAACAGGGAACAAGGGTAAAAGCCGGGAGCAGGATCGGAGCAGTCGGAGCTACAGGGCTCGTGAGTGGACCAAACCTTCACTATGAAGTTCGTGTGGACGGTCGGCCCATCGATCCGACGGATCGCGAGGCCCTTTCTGCTCAGGAGATCGCTTCAGTTGACGATCTGAATGCTCTTACAACCTGGCGAAAAGAGACCGGCTTCAAGTCGGCCAAAATGGAGGATCGGGGATGA
- the mrdA gene encoding penicillin-binding protein 2, producing the protein MRRSQRDLAQISQKTTRRALLMGGVMTTFVGVLGLRMWQLGVRDADQYYLLAEENRISLRLVPPNRGRIYDRAGKIVADNEQAFRITLVREEVKDLEDVLAKLRRLLGLDDEAIVKIKGQIERTSGFAPITVKDRVTWEELSIVAVNAPALPGIHPEMVLSRVYPFGPDFAHQVGYVGPVSENDLKEEEVAAEPLLRLPDFEVGKIGIERRHERALRGLPGTQRVEVNVSGRTMRELALDPPTAGPDMQITLDHHLQNFMRVRLEGQSAAAIVMDVTDGDVLGCTSAPSFDPNLFVRGISNLDYGALRDNEFRPLSDKTVQGAYPPGSTVKMSNALAALESGVMDPAETVACNGYVEISGRRFHCWKRGGHGRVDMVGALRESCDVYFYEVAQRIGIDGIFAMNDRLGLGQKYDLPLSGMARGNNPSRDWKQKKYGQDWLIGDTINASIGQGFTLASPIQLATMVARLASGTAVLPRMVRPISGTSTENSAPASLGLSAEALSIVRQGMFEVSNHERGTAYASRIADPTKVMAGKTGSSQVFSISAAERAAGVRSQDELPWNRRDHALFVAFAPFDAPRYAVTVVVEHGGGGSTAAAPIARDIMLFAQYGGLPPTDAYPASQRTRVSDQLALLSDRILPPDGATSIVSRT; encoded by the coding sequence GTGCGACGATCTCAACGTGACCTTGCCCAGATATCCCAGAAGACCACACGAAGGGCGCTTCTGATGGGGGGCGTCATGACAACGTTTGTCGGCGTGCTGGGCCTGCGGATGTGGCAACTGGGTGTACGTGACGCAGATCAATATTATCTGTTGGCTGAAGAAAACCGTATCAGCTTGCGGCTTGTGCCGCCCAACCGAGGTCGCATCTATGACCGCGCAGGAAAGATAGTGGCCGACAACGAGCAGGCTTTTCGTATCACGCTGGTGCGCGAGGAGGTCAAAGATCTTGAAGACGTGCTTGCGAAACTGCGACGTCTTCTGGGTCTTGATGACGAAGCCATCGTTAAGATCAAAGGCCAGATCGAGCGGACAAGCGGCTTTGCTCCAATCACCGTGAAAGACCGGGTCACGTGGGAAGAACTGTCAATCGTGGCTGTGAACGCGCCAGCACTTCCGGGGATCCATCCGGAAATGGTTTTGTCGCGCGTCTATCCGTTTGGTCCCGATTTTGCTCACCAGGTTGGCTATGTAGGCCCAGTGAGCGAGAACGATCTGAAGGAAGAAGAGGTCGCGGCTGAACCCTTACTCCGTCTGCCAGACTTTGAGGTCGGCAAGATCGGGATTGAGCGCAGACATGAACGAGCGCTGCGCGGCTTGCCGGGGACGCAGCGTGTCGAGGTCAATGTGTCTGGGCGCACCATGCGGGAACTGGCGCTTGATCCGCCGACAGCCGGGCCGGACATGCAAATCACGCTCGACCATCATCTGCAGAATTTTATGCGCGTGCGTCTCGAAGGTCAGAGCGCGGCGGCCATCGTCATGGACGTGACGGATGGCGATGTGCTTGGTTGCACATCAGCACCGTCGTTTGATCCGAACCTGTTCGTGCGTGGCATCTCGAACCTGGACTATGGCGCGCTGCGCGACAACGAGTTTCGCCCGCTGTCCGACAAGACAGTGCAGGGGGCCTATCCACCGGGATCAACGGTCAAGATGTCGAATGCGTTGGCCGCACTTGAGAGCGGTGTCATGGACCCTGCAGAAACGGTCGCCTGCAATGGCTATGTCGAGATTTCAGGCCGCCGGTTCCATTGCTGGAAACGTGGCGGGCATGGGCGGGTGGATATGGTCGGCGCTTTGCGTGAGTCCTGCGATGTCTACTTCTATGAGGTTGCGCAACGCATCGGGATTGACGGCATTTTTGCCATGAACGATCGGCTCGGGCTTGGCCAGAAGTATGATCTGCCGCTGTCCGGCATGGCGCGCGGCAACAACCCCTCGCGCGATTGGAAGCAGAAGAAGTACGGCCAAGACTGGCTGATTGGCGACACGATCAACGCCTCAATCGGGCAGGGCTTTACTCTGGCCTCGCCGATTCAGCTCGCAACCATGGTGGCGCGGCTTGCTTCCGGCACGGCCGTGCTGCCTCGGATGGTGCGGCCGATCAGCGGGACGTCGACGGAAAACTCTGCTCCAGCGTCTCTTGGACTTTCAGCTGAGGCGCTGTCCATCGTTCGGCAGGGTATGTTCGAGGTGTCTAACCACGAGCGTGGCACTGCCTACGCGTCAAGAATTGCCGACCCGACAAAAGTGATGGCAGGAAAGACCGGCTCAAGCCAGGTTTTCTCGATCTCGGCGGCGGAACGCGCGGCGGGTGTCCGATCACAGGATGAACTGCCGTGGAACCGTCGTGACCACGCGCTGTTTGTCGCCTTTGCCCCGTTCGACGCACCCCGCTATGCAGTCACAGTGGTAGTCGAGCATGGTGGTGGAGGTTCAACGGCTGCCGCGCCGATAGCACGCGATATCATGCTGTTCGCGCAATACGGCGGATTGCCACCGACGGACGCTTATCCCGCGTCGCAAAGGACCCGCGTCAGCGATCAGCTGGCACTCTTGTCCGATCGCATCCTTCCGCCCGATGGTGCGACATCAATTGTGAGCCGGACATGA
- a CDS encoding SCO family protein: MLGLGAYRTSNGPVLNAALPLSMSEMSWQLTDHRKRAVRSADWIGRSTMVFFGFTWCPDVCPTTLSDISGWLEELGPDADRLNIALISVDPDRDTPDVLAEYVANFDPRIAGLTGTPSQIAQAAEDFRVSYRKVPRDGDDYTMDHTAGVFLFYPDGRFASIIDFHEDRRFAVPKIRRALS, from the coding sequence ATGTTGGGCCTTGGCGCCTACCGCACGAGCAATGGCCCGGTCTTGAATGCGGCCCTGCCGCTGTCGATGAGCGAAATGAGTTGGCAACTGACCGACCACCGCAAACGGGCCGTTCGATCCGCTGACTGGATCGGCCGCTCGACAATGGTGTTCTTCGGCTTTACCTGGTGTCCCGATGTTTGCCCAACCACGCTAAGTGACATATCCGGCTGGCTGGAGGAGTTGGGGCCAGATGCCGACCGGCTGAACATCGCCCTCATCTCGGTTGATCCCGACCGCGATACGCCGGACGTGTTGGCCGAGTATGTCGCCAATTTCGACCCGCGGATTGCTGGTCTGACCGGAACTCCCAGTCAAATTGCTCAGGCTGCTGAGGATTTTCGTGTGTCCTACCGCAAGGTACCGCGTGATGGAGACGACTACACAATGGACCATACAGCTGGAGTTTTCCTGTTCTACCCGGACGGGCGCTTTGCCAGCATCATCGACTTCCACGAAGACCGGCGCTTCGCCGTGCCCAAAATTCGCCGTGCCCTCAGTTGA
- a CDS encoding DUF411 domain-containing protein produces MTGLLVKRREFILAAAAFWALPVDSANSQVEPPIHVVKGRGCECCEAWVDYLREQGFTVTDEVSMGTLLIRYKMDHGVPVKAFSCHTGTVDGYVLEGHVPAADIRRLLVERPDAFGLSVPDMPYGSPGMGSEDSRDAYEVLLIKRDGSLKVFTSYPSD; encoded by the coding sequence ATGACGGGATTGCTGGTCAAACGACGTGAATTTATACTTGCTGCGGCGGCCTTCTGGGCCTTGCCAGTAGACAGTGCAAATTCGCAGGTAGAGCCCCCCATTCATGTCGTCAAAGGGCGCGGTTGTGAATGTTGCGAAGCTTGGGTCGACTACCTGCGCGAGCAAGGCTTCACAGTGACTGATGAAGTCTCGATGGGGACCCTGTTGATCCGCTACAAGATGGACCACGGGGTCCCGGTAAAAGCCTTCTCTTGCCACACAGGAACCGTCGACGGGTATGTGCTCGAAGGACATGTTCCCGCTGCCGACATCCGCCGGTTGCTCGTCGAAAGACCGGATGCGTTTGGACTTTCTGTGCCAGACATGCCCTACGGCTCGCCAGGCATGGGTTCAGAAGACAGCCGCGACGCATATGAGGTGCTTCTGATCAAGCGCGATGGCAGTTTGAAAGTGTTCACCAGCTATCCATCCGACTGA
- a CDS encoding TlpA family protein disulfide reductase, whose product MTRFFGRRAVLAALAMPFVTQRAHARAPFRLRGDPQPLLSPPIVDESGRDRRLEDFGSRVILLNIWATWCPPCREEMPMLDRLQARIGGADFMVLPLCIDDAGIDRGRRFYNEVGIANLSLFWAESLRVQLALAFVGLPTTLLIDRESREIGRLQGPFDWDSDDTATQIRGLL is encoded by the coding sequence ATGACGCGATTCTTTGGACGACGCGCCGTTCTTGCGGCACTGGCCATGCCATTCGTCACGCAGCGCGCACACGCGCGCGCGCCCTTTCGACTTCGTGGGGACCCGCAGCCTTTGCTCTCGCCCCCGATCGTGGACGAGTCAGGGCGCGACCGGCGTCTCGAAGACTTCGGGAGCCGTGTGATTCTCTTGAACATCTGGGCAACATGGTGCCCGCCGTGCCGGGAAGAAATGCCAATGCTCGACCGACTTCAGGCGCGGATCGGCGGTGCAGATTTCATGGTGCTGCCTCTTTGCATCGATGATGCGGGAATTGACAGGGGGCGGCGTTTCTACAATGAGGTTGGCATTGCGAATTTGTCATTGTTCTGGGCTGAATCCCTTCGTGTTCAACTGGCCCTCGCCTTTGTCGGACTTCCGACGACGCTACTGATCGACCGAGAAAGTCGTGAGATCGGGCGCCTGCAAGGCCCGTTTGATTGGGACAGTGATGACACCGCCACCCAGATCCGTGGTCTCCTTTAA
- a CDS encoding DUF411 domain-containing protein, whose amino-acid sequence MQISRRTMIGAMSWAISLATTPVWAKTDASIHVVKDPGCPCCNAWIGHLRESGFAVSFEERSVEELAAFKRERGIPDDLVSCHTATIGDYTIEGHVPAADIRRLVAERPAATGLTVPGMPFGSPGMGPEAEREAYDVLLVGLDGSSSMFTSYPAA is encoded by the coding sequence ATGCAGATATCTCGACGCACCATGATCGGAGCGATGAGTTGGGCCATCAGCCTCGCCACCACGCCCGTTTGGGCCAAAACAGACGCGAGCATCCACGTGGTCAAAGATCCGGGCTGCCCCTGCTGCAATGCCTGGATCGGCCACCTTCGCGAGAGCGGCTTTGCTGTCAGCTTCGAAGAGCGCAGCGTTGAAGAACTGGCCGCATTCAAGCGCGAACGTGGCATCCCCGATGATCTTGTCTCGTGCCACACGGCGACGATCGGCGACTACACCATCGAAGGCCACGTCCCCGCCGCCGATATCCGTCGCTTGGTGGCCGAACGTCCTGCTGCTACCGGGCTCACCGTTCCAGGCATGCCTTTCGGCTCTCCCGGCATGGGGCCAGAGGCCGAGCGCGAAGCTTATGACGTTCTTCTCGTCGGACTTGACGGCAGCAGCAGCATGTTCACCAGCTATCCGGCAGCCTGA
- a CDS encoding copper chaperone PCu(A)C: MKHLLLAATLSLTASAAFACETVTVGDLSVEHGWSKVTIGAGRPGVFYVSISNAGATDDALVGISTPAAGMPMLHETVLKDGVASMPHAMSIPVLAGQSVQLSPGGYHGMLMGLTAALKEGDSFPVTLSFEKAGEVTVNVEVLSVRAEGPDCADAEQ; the protein is encoded by the coding sequence ATGAAACACTTGTTGCTTGCTGCGACCCTGTCGTTGACTGCATCAGCGGCCTTTGCCTGCGAAACCGTGACAGTCGGTGATCTGAGCGTCGAGCATGGCTGGTCTAAGGTCACCATCGGCGCTGGCCGTCCTGGCGTTTTCTATGTCTCGATCAGCAATGCTGGCGCTACCGACGATGCTCTTGTCGGCATTTCCACGCCAGCAGCGGGGATGCCGATGTTGCACGAGACTGTGCTCAAGGATGGCGTCGCGTCGATGCCGCATGCCATGTCGATCCCTGTCCTGGCGGGCCAAAGCGTCCAACTTTCGCCGGGTGGCTATCACGGGATGCTCATGGGTCTGACTGCGGCCCTGAAGGAGGGTGACAGTTTTCCTGTCACGTTGTCTTTCGAGAAGGCAGGCGAGGTGACAGTGAATGTAGAAGTGCTTTCCGTGCGTGCGGAGGGTCCGGATTGCGCCGACGCAGAACAATAA
- a CDS encoding multicopper oxidase family protein — protein MSLLTRRGFLAATSASAATLLLPAQVRAQSTRMILSATSRTIEVQGKAATVWGLLDGNGRSGLVFDPGQAFAVDLTNTLDAPTIIHWHGQIPPNMQDGVPDLPMPMLQPGESRGYDFAARPGTHWMHAHIPEHEMLLLAAPLVVRRPEDVSADRQEVTLFLHDFSFRPPAEVLAEITGGTSMAGMDHSQMGQDGVAAMDMGAMGQGDAMSMPGMDGMAMDLNDYNFDAYLANDRTLDDPEVLQVDKGGRVLVRVINAAAATVFWIDSGSLPGRLVAVDGEPVQPMTGSRFGLAMGQRLDIELDVPAEGGAFPILALREGAKERTGVILATPGASVTKVVGLSDAEHPAFSADLSQEAALRAVTPLPERAPASQPMLMLGGSMMPYVWTINGQTWGNHVPVTAKSGDRVEITFHNMSMMAHPMHLHGHAFQVVSTGGARFAGAVRDTVHVPPMGMVTVAVDAGEAARWMLHCHHMPHLSTGMMTEFAVSA, from the coding sequence ATGTCGCTTTTGACCCGACGCGGCTTTCTTGCCGCTACTTCGGCTTCGGCCGCTACTTTGCTTTTGCCCGCCCAAGTGCGTGCTCAATCCACCCGGATGATCCTTTCGGCCACATCGCGCACCATTGAGGTGCAAGGCAAGGCTGCGACAGTCTGGGGCTTGCTCGACGGCAACGGACGTTCCGGCCTTGTCTTTGATCCGGGGCAGGCATTCGCGGTTGATCTGACCAATACGCTTGACGCACCGACCATCATCCACTGGCACGGTCAGATCCCGCCCAATATGCAGGACGGGGTGCCCGACCTGCCGATGCCGATGCTCCAACCCGGAGAGTCTCGCGGCTATGATTTTGCCGCACGTCCCGGGACGCATTGGATGCATGCCCATATCCCGGAGCATGAAATGCTACTGCTTGCTGCCCCGCTTGTGGTCCGTCGGCCGGAAGATGTGTCGGCCGACAGGCAGGAAGTGACGCTGTTCCTGCATGACTTCTCCTTCAGACCACCAGCCGAAGTGCTGGCCGAGATCACTGGCGGCACTTCGATGGCCGGGATGGATCACAGCCAGATGGGGCAGGATGGCGTGGCCGCGATGGACATGGGTGCGATGGGGCAGGGCGACGCGATGTCGATGCCGGGCATGGATGGCATGGCCATGGACTTGAACGACTATAACTTTGATGCCTATCTCGCAAACGACCGCACTCTTGACGATCCAGAGGTTTTGCAGGTCGACAAGGGCGGCCGGGTCCTTGTCCGGGTGATCAATGCGGCAGCAGCGACGGTCTTCTGGATCGACTCTGGCAGCTTGCCGGGGCGGCTGGTCGCTGTGGATGGGGAGCCGGTCCAGCCAATGACCGGCAGCCGTTTCGGCCTGGCCATGGGTCAACGTCTTGACATCGAGCTGGACGTGCCAGCCGAGGGCGGAGCTTTCCCCATCCTCGCGCTGCGAGAAGGGGCAAAAGAGCGCACGGGTGTAATTCTTGCGACCCCGGGCGCTTCAGTGACGAAGGTTGTTGGCTTGTCTGACGCTGAACATCCGGCATTCAGCGCTGACCTTTCGCAAGAGGCTGCTTTGCGCGCTGTCACGCCCCTGCCCGAACGCGCGCCGGCTTCGCAGCCTATGCTGATGCTGGGCGGGTCGATGATGCCCTATGTCTGGACGATCAACGGCCAGACCTGGGGCAACCATGTCCCTGTCACCGCGAAATCCGGCGACAGAGTAGAGATCACGTTCCACAACATGTCGATGATGGCGCATCCTATGCACTTGCACGGTCATGCGTTTCAAGTGGTCAGCACGGGTGGTGCGCGCTTTGCAGGTGCGGTGCGCGACACCGTGCATGTGCCACCGATGGGCATGGTGACGGTCGCGGTGGATGCAGGCGAAGCTGCGCGGTGGATGCTGCACTGCCACCACATGCCCCACCTTTCGACGGGCATGATGACGGAGTTCGCAGTATCGGCCTAA
- a CDS encoding DsbA family protein, whose protein sequence is MRVTQMILAATFALALPEQSLSQEISDDRIKALVAETLRENPELVLEALQALEARQAEAQAATAASVLTKERTTLERDPNAPILGNPDGDVTIVEFFDYNCPYCKRAMPEVNALMADDTNVRLVLREWPILSEGSAFAARAALASRQQGKYAEMHDALMTMRGKVEAEAVLRIAGEVGLDIEKLKIDMQSPEVEEHIATSMRLAEALGFNGTPSFVVGDQLIPGFVEKPQLVEAVTAARAVE, encoded by the coding sequence ATGCGCGTTACCCAAATGATACTTGCCGCCACGTTTGCACTAGCGTTGCCAGAACAATCCCTGTCGCAAGAGATCTCCGATGATCGGATCAAGGCGCTCGTGGCCGAAACACTTCGGGAAAATCCCGAACTGGTGCTGGAAGCCTTGCAGGCCCTGGAAGCGCGCCAAGCCGAAGCTCAGGCCGCCACAGCCGCGTCTGTCCTCACCAAAGAACGCACCACTTTGGAACGCGACCCCAATGCGCCAATCCTCGGCAATCCGGACGGCGACGTCACGATTGTGGAATTCTTTGACTATAATTGCCCCTACTGCAAACGGGCCATGCCCGAAGTCAATGCCTTGATGGCCGACGACACCAACGTGCGCCTTGTTTTGCGTGAGTGGCCGATCCTGAGCGAGGGGTCTGCTTTTGCTGCCCGCGCCGCCCTGGCGTCGCGGCAGCAGGGCAAATACGCCGAAATGCACGACGCCCTGATGACGATGCGCGGCAAGGTTGAAGCAGAGGCCGTGCTGCGCATAGCAGGTGAGGTCGGTCTCGACATTGAGAAGCTGAAGATCGACATGCAGTCGCCCGAAGTTGAGGAGCATATTGCCACCTCAATGAGACTGGCCGAGGCGCTTGGTTTCAATGGCACGCCCTCGTTCGTGGTCGGCGATCAGCTGATCCCCGGTTTTGTGGAAAAGCCGCAGTTGGTCGAAGCCGTGACAGCAGCACGGGCGGTAGAATGA
- a CDS encoding IS6 family transposase: MSVDFKGAHYPKSVILYAVYFYVRYGVSYRDLEEIMEERGAEVDHATLNRWVVKFGSLMAAQAQSRKKPTAKSWRMDETYIKVKGKWTYYYRAVDNTGKTLDFMLSERRDKAAARRFFKGAIGTNGVPDRVVIDKSGANLAGLQSVNVILKFTGSGNTIKILQVKYLNNIIEQDHRFVKRITGPMLGFKAFHSAEATLAGIETAHMIRKGQIYANGLTAFQQFAELAA; encoded by the coding sequence ATGTCGGTTGATTTCAAGGGAGCCCATTATCCTAAAAGCGTAATCCTGTACGCTGTTTATTTCTATGTGCGATATGGAGTTTCCTATCGCGACCTGGAAGAAATCATGGAGGAGCGTGGGGCTGAAGTTGACCATGCAACCTTGAACCGTTGGGTGGTTAAGTTTGGGTCGCTGATGGCGGCACAAGCGCAGTCCCGCAAGAAGCCAACCGCCAAATCTTGGCGCATGGACGAAACCTACATCAAGGTTAAAGGCAAATGGACCTACTATTACCGGGCGGTCGACAACACGGGAAAAACTCTTGATTTCATGCTATCTGAGCGTCGCGACAAGGCGGCAGCCCGTCGATTTTTTAAGGGTGCGATTGGCACGAACGGCGTGCCCGACCGTGTCGTCATCGACAAGAGTGGCGCCAATCTGGCGGGTCTGCAAAGCGTCAATGTGATCCTGAAGTTCACGGGCTCAGGCAACACGATCAAGATCCTGCAGGTCAAATACCTCAACAACATCATCGAACAAGATCATCGCTTCGTGAAGCGGATCACGGGCCCCATGCTCGGCTTCAAGGCCTTCCATTCTGCCGAGGCGACCTTGGCTGGGATCGAGACCGCGCACATGATCCGAAAGGGGCAGATCTATGCCAACGGCCTTACCGCGTTTCAGCAGTTTGCGGAGCTCGCAGCATAA
- a CDS encoding ferric reductase-like transmembrane domain-containing protein, whose translation MRVAEISGHAARPRRLAQRTLVRHAAVAFLATGLVLGFAAVHFDFSPMHRWNRAFGDASMVLVALSVGLGPLARFLRSIVRVLPFRRELGIYACLLVIVHAAVILIGWVQWDLMRLFGFEWHPELLTYVMLQHGFGLANAIGVAALLLTILLGVTSSDFAMRRLGVSGWKFLQMGVLPLWWLTVAHVAYFLFMHFLSFHRATPPPNTLQPWFLGLVAAVFALRGAAYVLTVRAKGKSRPEEMGGDRATIST comes from the coding sequence ATGAGGGTCGCCGAAATATCAGGCCACGCTGCAAGGCCGCGTCGTCTGGCACAACGGACGCTGGTTCGCCATGCGGCTGTGGCATTTTTGGCCACCGGACTGGTTCTTGGCTTTGCCGCCGTACACTTCGATTTCAGCCCGATGCACCGCTGGAACCGAGCATTCGGGGATGCCTCCATGGTACTTGTCGCTCTGTCCGTCGGGTTAGGGCCATTGGCTCGGTTCCTCCGGAGTATCGTGCGTGTTCTTCCTTTCCGGCGTGAGCTTGGCATCTACGCATGCCTTCTTGTGATCGTTCATGCCGCTGTGATCTTGATTGGTTGGGTCCAATGGGACCTGATGCGGCTTTTTGGCTTCGAATGGCATCCTGAACTTCTGACCTATGTGATGCTTCAGCATGGCTTCGGACTTGCCAATGCCATTGGGGTTGCCGCCCTTCTGCTTACGATCCTGTTGGGTGTGACTTCGAGCGACTTCGCCATGCGTCGCCTTGGTGTTTCGGGCTGGAAATTTCTTCAAATGGGCGTCCTGCCGCTCTGGTGGCTGACCGTCGCGCATGTAGCCTACTTTCTGTTCATGCATTTCCTCAGTTTTCACCGCGCGACCCCGCCGCCGAATACGCTCCAGCCTTGGTTCCTGGGGCTGGTCGCCGCAGTTTTTGCTCTGAGAGGGGCCGCTTATGTGCTGACCGTTCGCGCGAAGGGGAAATCTCGGCCGGAAGAAATGGGAGGAGACCGTGCGACGATCTCAACGTGA